The following proteins come from a genomic window of Clostridia bacterium:
- a CDS encoding GNAT family N-acetyltransferase — protein MHKKIVVEQIENHNTLSLLELWKKQFAYFCSDADLYEFWENNTQEILEFIRAHAQTGRGVVARIDNEIVGYLVYDAFCFHGAESAFIPFAGNASIQENREIIYSVMYQELAKTWVNAGIKSHYITIPFSDNHIKNALFDIGFGSYLIDAFSNLCSANYTFDKSIIIEKAIQQDVSELYDLVKLSNDYYRDSPIYLNRENVTLEELEKLVYTSNVFVAKHFSRIVGFLNLTIAEEDDVLRMCAKNFGSIDEIGAYIIKEYRNRNIGNQLLNEAANFCMDNKISCVHVDFETSNLYANKFWRKFFNPVMISLKRTIHADI, from the coding sequence GTGCATAAAAAAATAGTAGTGGAACAAATCGAAAATCATAACACTTTGAGTTTGTTAGAGTTATGGAAAAAACAATTCGCATATTTCTGTTCGGATGCAGATTTATATGAATTTTGGGAAAATAATACACAAGAGATTTTAGAATTTATACGAGCACATGCTCAGACAGGGAGAGGCGTAGTTGCAAGGATAGATAATGAAATTGTAGGTTATCTGGTATATGATGCATTTTGTTTTCATGGTGCAGAAAGCGCGTTTATTCCTTTTGCTGGAAATGCTTCTATCCAGGAAAACAGGGAGATAATTTATTCAGTCATGTATCAAGAACTTGCGAAAACATGGGTCAATGCTGGGATTAAGAGTCACTATATTACTATTCCGTTTTCAGATAATCATATCAAAAACGCGTTGTTTGATATAGGATTTGGTTCGTATCTTATTGATGCGTTTTCAAATCTTTGTTCGGCTAATTACACTTTTGACAAGAGTATAATTATTGAAAAGGCGATACAACAGGATGTTTCTGAGTTGTATGATTTAGTAAAGTTATCAAATGATTATTATCGAGATTCGCCAATATATCTCAATAGGGAAAATGTAACCTTGGAGGAACTGGAGAAACTTGTATATACCAGCAATGTGTTTGTAGCAAAGCACTTTAGCAGGATTGTTGGATTTCTGAATCTAACAATAGCAGAAGAAGATGATGTTTTGAGAATGTGTGCTAAGAATTTTGGGTCAATTGATGAAATAGGGGCATATATAATAAAAGAGTACAGAAATAGAAATATTGGTAACCAATTACTCAATGAAGCAGCAAATTTTTGCATGGATAATAAAATTTCCTGTGTCCATGTAGACTTTGAAACTTCTAATCTATATGCAAACAAATTTTGGAGAAAATTCTTCAATCCAGTAATGATTTCTTTGAAAAGGACGATCCACGCGGATATATAG
- a CDS encoding aspartate 1-decarboxylase, with protein MMIEVLKSKIHRATITDANVDYEGSITISEELMLRANILEYEKVLVADIANGARFETYVIKTKVPNTICVNGAAAKLVNIKDKIIIMSYKYFNQVESGYKPVVVLVDDKNNIVQEGK; from the coding sequence ATTATGATTGAAGTGTTGAAATCAAAAATTCATAGAGCGACAATAACAGATGCAAACGTTGATTATGAAGGCTCTATAACAATTTCAGAGGAATTAATGCTACGTGCTAATATTCTTGAATACGAAAAAGTTTTGGTTGCTGATATCGCAAATGGCGCACGTTTTGAAACTTATGTAATTAAGACTAAGGTGCCAAATACAATCTGTGTTAATGGTGCTGCCGCAAAACTTGTTAATATTAAAGATAAAATTATAATAATGTCCTATAAATACTTTAACCAGGTTGAGTCTGGATACAAGCCAGTAGTAGTGCTTGTTGATGATAAAAATAATATAGTACAAGAAGGTAAATGA
- a CDS encoding EFR1 family ferrodoxin (N-terminal region resembles flavodoxins. C-terminal ferrodoxin region binds two 4Fe-4S clusters.), with product MDYSFLKIKFMSGTGNSYRAAVWMKEAAQGKGISSELEQITGHHNKTAAGKKPGTLMGFVFPTYGLTAPWLVIRHALQLPRVKGQHAFVVATKGALMFDSVPFRGFEGSAAYLIALILMLKGCRIRGVMGLNMPANMINVHPGLTEADSRIIIDQARIKEDFFIDRILSGRKEFWGIPDLLLGLALLPVSFIYMVFVRFFLAKLFFASENCTGCGLCAKSCPKKAIKMIGWKKLRPYWKLTCEGCMRCMGYCPNQAIEASHLFAVFLYLIITMPIFSYILDGLSDILKVDMSYSFAKTIFYYLYYLFSISFAYYIFSYFIRIPMLNKLFTYTTFTYFYRRYHEPDTELKDIAGKVRQELFYNRKNKK from the coding sequence ATGGATTATAGTTTTCTGAAGATCAAATTCATGAGCGGGACCGGGAATTCTTACAGGGCTGCAGTATGGATGAAAGAAGCAGCCCAGGGGAAAGGGATCAGCTCCGAACTGGAGCAAATTACCGGGCATCATAATAAAACTGCTGCCGGCAAAAAGCCGGGAACTTTGATGGGGTTTGTTTTTCCAACCTATGGTCTTACAGCTCCCTGGCTGGTAATCCGGCATGCCTTACAGCTGCCTCGCGTGAAAGGACAACATGCGTTTGTGGTAGCGACCAAAGGTGCGCTGATGTTTGATTCGGTTCCTTTCCGCGGCTTTGAAGGGTCTGCAGCTTATTTGATTGCCTTGATCCTTATGCTGAAGGGATGCAGAATCCGTGGCGTGATGGGGCTGAATATGCCAGCCAACATGATAAATGTACACCCCGGCCTGACTGAGGCAGATTCGAGAATCATTATTGATCAAGCAAGGATTAAAGAGGATTTTTTCATTGATCGCATACTCAGCGGCAGGAAAGAATTTTGGGGTATTCCGGATTTGCTCCTGGGCCTTGCATTGCTTCCGGTGTCTTTCATATATATGGTATTTGTACGCTTTTTCCTGGCAAAGCTGTTCTTTGCCTCGGAGAATTGCACAGGCTGCGGACTTTGTGCAAAAAGCTGTCCGAAAAAAGCAATCAAAATGATTGGATGGAAAAAGCTCCGCCCCTACTGGAAACTCACCTGCGAAGGCTGTATGCGGTGCATGGGGTATTGCCCAAACCAGGCCATTGAAGCAAGTCATTTATTTGCTGTTTTTTTATACTTAATAATAACTATGCCTATATTCTCCTATATATTGGATGGACTGAGCGACATATTGAAGGTGGACATGAGCTATTCATTTGCTAAAACAATATTCTATTATCTATACTATTTATTTTCAATATCCTTTGCATATTATATATTTTCATACTTCATTAGAATTCCTATGCTTAACAAGCTTTTTACATATACAACATTTACATATTTTTACCGCCGTTATCATGAGCCGGACACTGAATTAAAAGATATTGCAGGGAAAGTACGGCAAGAGTTGTTTTACAACCGAAAAAATAAAAAGTAG
- a CDS encoding SDR family oxidoreductase, which yields MEKEEVVLITGCSSGIGRELSRVLADKGYIVVATARKVDTIKDLPASLRLPLDVTKSESIAGAVREVIARFQKIDILVNNAGYSIRGALEEISIENMKSMFDVNVFGIINMIQAVIPEMRRNGAGKIINIGSVSGKFAQPVNGAYCASKFAVEALTDTLRLELFKQNIQVTVIEPGPIKTGFFKTMDEHSCYLMTNPASCYKSLYSSDTRRREMQAYAQPQKAAETICKIIGERRLKSRYEVAVPYALSMIARFPDSLREYLMKNLR from the coding sequence ATGGAAAAGGAAGAAGTCGTGCTTATTACCGGATGCTCTTCCGGAATTGGCCGTGAACTCAGCCGGGTATTGGCGGACAAAGGGTATATAGTTGTTGCAACAGCCAGGAAAGTGGATACTATTAAGGATCTGCCAGCATCCTTAAGGCTGCCGCTTGATGTTACAAAAAGTGAGTCGATAGCCGGTGCAGTACGCGAAGTTATTGCTCGATTCCAAAAAATCGACATTTTGGTTAACAATGCAGGATACTCAATCAGAGGTGCCCTAGAAGAAATCAGTATTGAAAACATGAAAAGTATGTTTGATGTAAATGTTTTCGGCATAATCAATATGATTCAGGCTGTAATACCTGAAATGCGCAGGAACGGAGCCGGAAAAATCATCAACATCGGTTCGGTATCGGGGAAATTCGCCCAGCCGGTTAATGGAGCGTATTGCGCCTCAAAGTTCGCTGTTGAGGCATTAACTGATACCCTTCGTTTAGAATTGTTCAAACAAAATATTCAAGTAACAGTAATCGAACCGGGCCCAATCAAAACCGGATTTTTTAAGACAATGGATGAACATTCATGCTATCTTATGACAAATCCGGCTTCCTGCTATAAAAGTTTATATAGCTCAGATACAAGACGCAGGGAAATGCAGGCTTATGCTCAACCTCAAAAAGCTGCAGAAACTATTTGTAAAATTATCGGGGAAAGACGGCTGAAATCCCGCTATGAGGTTGCAGTTCCTTATGCATTAAGTATGATCGCACGCTTCCCTGATTCTCTGAGAGAATACCTGATGAAAAACTTACGCTAG
- a CDS encoding ABC transporter ATP-binding protein/permease yields the protein MSGTDKKLNIFSILMKLLPIIFKAAPLLFVCAQLSSILLGLSWGVNTMFMQRFFDSATQMVQKNLGSSIAIQALLLLVLINFLSQVVNFASNLLPNMFAEKVNGKLTSKIHKKIGKLLPIDYEKTEILNHINKAEQGKNNAVWFILTFFVVVCFYIPYFVFMAVYLFHLKPILSVSIIIVFVPTASTQLIRSKVFSKFEDKAAPVRRENEYYESCIVGREYFKETRMLGAFPFFQVLFTDTLRLINKLRIQADVKTNLYELAMKLLTLIGYLMILYLLFYYLMKGEISAGAFAAVFNSIAALFSIMDEVVCGHCARISKNFTTIQNFLSLMDLPEREGKNTPISKNVDIHIENISFKYPVSETYALDNVSFSINNGETIAIVGENGSGKTTLVRLLLGLYLPDKGDILIGDANTKDYSMKSLFADVSAVFQKFQKYQMTLKENITISQISASTDESQLDAIIEMSGLDKKQETFPMGYDTMLSREFDGVDLSGGEWQRVAIARGLYRNHDLVVLDEPTSAIDPLEEYSIYNHFAKISREKTAIIVTHRLGSVKLADRIIVMDKGKLAEIGTHKELMASNGLYAKMFSSQEQWYSTEEV from the coding sequence TTGAGTGGCACTGATAAAAAGCTTAACATATTTTCCATATTGATGAAATTATTGCCTATAATATTTAAGGCTGCTCCGCTCTTATTTGTTTGTGCTCAGCTTTCTTCCATATTACTTGGCTTGTCGTGGGGTGTCAATACCATGTTCATGCAGCGCTTTTTTGATTCCGCCACTCAAATGGTGCAAAAAAATCTGGGTAGCAGTATTGCTATTCAAGCACTTTTGCTATTGGTATTGATAAACTTTCTCAGTCAGGTGGTCAACTTTGCTAGTAACTTGCTTCCCAATATGTTTGCTGAAAAAGTAAATGGCAAGCTGACATCAAAAATACATAAAAAAATCGGGAAATTACTCCCTATAGATTATGAGAAAACCGAGATACTGAATCATATCAACAAGGCGGAACAGGGAAAAAATAATGCAGTTTGGTTTATCTTAACATTCTTTGTCGTAGTCTGTTTTTACATACCTTACTTTGTATTTATGGCAGTATATCTGTTTCATCTAAAACCAATCCTGTCAGTTTCTATCATTATTGTTTTCGTGCCAACTGCTTCTACACAGTTGATACGCTCAAAAGTGTTTTCGAAATTCGAGGATAAAGCAGCGCCTGTAAGGCGTGAAAATGAGTACTATGAATCATGCATCGTAGGGCGTGAGTATTTTAAAGAAACAAGGATGTTGGGTGCTTTTCCGTTCTTTCAGGTGCTTTTTACTGACACTCTTAGACTAATCAACAAACTTAGGATACAGGCTGATGTCAAAACAAACTTGTATGAGTTGGCAATGAAATTGCTCACATTGATTGGGTACCTAATGATATTGTACTTGTTATTTTATTATTTGATGAAGGGCGAAATCAGCGCAGGTGCTTTTGCTGCAGTTTTCAACTCTATTGCGGCATTGTTTTCTATTATGGACGAGGTGGTGTGCGGTCATTGCGCCAGGATATCCAAGAATTTTACAACCATACAAAACTTTCTTTCACTTATGGATCTGCCTGAACGGGAAGGTAAAAACACTCCCATTTCAAAAAATGTAGATATACACATTGAAAATATATCTTTCAAATATCCGGTATCAGAAACATATGCCCTAGATAATGTGAGTTTTTCAATCAACAATGGAGAAACCATTGCTATCGTAGGAGAAAATGGATCAGGTAAGACCACCCTTGTTCGATTGCTGTTAGGCCTGTATTTGCCTGACAAAGGGGACATATTAATTGGTGATGCAAACACAAAAGATTATTCTATGAAATCTCTGTTTGCAGATGTTTCTGCAGTATTCCAAAAATTCCAGAAATATCAGATGACGTTAAAGGAGAATATTACTATTAGTCAAATATCAGCTTCTACAGATGAATCCCAACTGGATGCAATCATAGAAATGTCGGGACTAGACAAGAAACAGGAAACCTTTCCCATGGGGTATGACACAATGCTTTCAAGAGAGTTTGATGGAGTTGACCTTTCAGGGGGTGAATGGCAGAGAGTAGCAATAGCTAGGGGATTGTACCGGAATCATGATTTAGTAGTGTTGGATGAGCCGACATCGGCAATCGATCCGCTAGAGGAATATAGCATATATAATCATTTTGCGAAAATTTCCAGGGAAAAGACTGCTATTATTGTTACACATCGGTTAGGCTCAGTTAAGTTAGCTGATCGGATAATTGTGATGGATAAAGGAAAACTTGCTGAGATTGGTACCCATAAAGAGTTGATGGCATCAAATGGACTTTATGCGAAAATGTTCAGTTCACAAGAACAATGGTATAGTACGGAAGAAGTGTAA
- the abc-f gene encoding ABC-F type ribosomal protection protein translates to MLIFEAINIKKYYGDQLILSFDSFKIHSGNKIGIVGQNGAGKTTLLNILAGETDPNEGIVRRLCQFAYIRQFSDENIEANTQILKEFGIINQIDHQIVSGGEFTRLKVAEALSRNSILLFADEPTSNLDYEGIDLVKNKLLEVDTLLLVSHDRDLLDTLCNKIVEIKYGKLFFYNGNYSSYQKQKQMETEREWREYEQYKTEKIKLEKVFEKKIIEAANIAKKPKNPTRICSDTPCARSRGSSQKNMERAAKAVLSRIKRLNVKQKPKELLSINLDFSLTDPPQNKIVISCKDLSFSYNKNVIFNNASFKVYNGEKIALLGNNGTGKTTLLNLINNLDQRIYLVPKLAIGYFHQDLKNLDYNKTVLENVMQDSIQSESIIRTVLARLLICGDNVYKKVEVLSGGERIKVSFAKIMLSKANILLLDEPTNYLDITSIRALQNVLCDYDGTVLFVSHDKSFVDAIANRLLILRNNQIHEFEGNLKKYEESIQFTKNTNLETQKLVLQIRLTKVVSKLSLRNADKETLEKEYQNILAQLKSL, encoded by the coding sequence ATGCTTATCTTTGAAGCAATAAATATAAAAAAGTATTATGGTGACCAATTAATCCTATCGTTTGATTCATTTAAAATACACAGTGGTAATAAAATTGGAATTGTGGGACAAAATGGCGCAGGAAAAACCACATTACTCAATATTTTGGCGGGGGAAACCGACCCGAACGAAGGTATTGTTAGAAGACTATGCCAATTCGCATATATCAGGCAGTTTTCTGATGAAAACATAGAAGCAAATACTCAAATTCTTAAAGAATTTGGTATCATTAATCAAATTGACCATCAAATAGTAAGTGGAGGTGAATTTACAAGGCTAAAAGTTGCAGAAGCTTTAAGCAGAAACAGCATTTTATTATTTGCAGATGAGCCTACATCAAACCTTGATTATGAAGGAATTGATTTAGTAAAGAACAAGCTTCTTGAAGTTGATACCTTACTTTTAGTCAGCCATGATAGAGATCTGCTTGACACTTTGTGCAACAAGATCGTTGAGATTAAGTATGGAAAATTATTTTTTTATAATGGCAACTATTCATCCTACCAAAAACAAAAACAGATGGAAACTGAACGTGAATGGCGGGAATATGAGCAATATAAAACTGAAAAAATAAAACTGGAAAAAGTCTTTGAGAAAAAAATTATTGAAGCTGCAAACATAGCAAAAAAGCCAAAAAACCCCACTAGAATTTGTAGTGATACTCCATGTGCGCGCTCAAGAGGGTCTAGCCAAAAAAACATGGAAAGGGCAGCAAAAGCTGTTCTCTCAAGAATAAAGAGACTTAATGTGAAGCAAAAACCCAAAGAACTACTAAGCATTAATCTAGATTTTTCACTTACCGATCCACCTCAAAATAAGATTGTAATATCTTGCAAAGATTTGAGCTTTAGTTATAATAAAAATGTAATATTTAATAACGCTAGTTTTAAGGTATATAACGGTGAAAAGATAGCTTTATTGGGTAATAATGGAACGGGGAAAACGACGTTATTGAATCTAATAAATAACTTAGACCAAAGAATATACTTAGTTCCGAAATTAGCAATTGGGTACTTCCATCAGGATTTGAAAAACCTTGATTATAACAAAACTGTCCTAGAAAACGTAATGCAAGACAGTATACAAAGTGAGAGCATCATAAGAACAGTTTTAGCTAGATTATTAATTTGTGGAGATAATGTTTATAAGAAAGTTGAAGTATTAAGTGGTGGAGAAAGGATAAAAGTATCATTTGCAAAAATAATGTTGTCAAAGGCTAACATTTTATTACTTGACGAACCAACAAATTATCTTGATATAACTTCCATAAGAGCTTTGCAAAATGTTCTCTGTGATTATGATGGAACCGTATTATTCGTCTCTCATGATAAATCTTTTGTTGATGCTATAGCCAATAGATTACTTATACTACGAAACAACCAGATTCACGAATTTGAAGGAAATTTAAAAAAGTATGAAGAAAGCATACAATTTACTAAGAATACCAATTTGGAAACTCAGAAATTAGTTTTACAAATTCGATTAACTAAGGTAGTTTCAAAGTTGTCTTTACGAAATGCTGATAAAGAAACACTTGAAAAGGAATATCAGAATATTCTTGCACAATTAAAGAGCCTATAG
- a CDS encoding non-ribosomal peptide synthetase: MNDIYSLFRQQVLVCKDKIAIQNGNKTMSYNELQDSVSHISVKLIEKGICKQDIVAIYMKNSIETVVAMLAVLNIGAVCLPIDIRSPEMRVMQIITHSNAKSLLYSEIPVKSLPADQQIFITLENTFTHETLSQHNCTIYGHDPAFCIYTSGSTGNPKGVMLSHSGIINHMEAKRTLLYINESSILCQSFSIGFVATIWQILTPLTTGAKLVIYNEDILQNAYTLFQRIEKDSVEVVSLIPQFLLAYLMLIQGGMKKIELKNLKYIILTGEKVDPEIVNMFYQLYAIQLINAYGQSECSDDTLHYVIQRKTNYEEIPIGKPINNVWLYILDEEMSRVQQGQKGELCIFGQCLAIGYLNDTEMTQKKFVPNPFAQNQKIYKTGDFVKELDDGNLLYIGRVDNQVKIRGHRIELEEIEAVINQFKGISQSIVKVTVINESDKMLEAFYISDVDLNIVQIKDYLSQKLPMYMIPSKFTRIKEFIYTQNGKVDRNRLGKNILITRNKKSKLLSDFSEIQRQAFEVIKSNLDEKFTIDLHCGTDLSSVGVDSITFIKIIVALENVFEIEFDVDMLLFTAFPTIQSLIEYVESKKLEKI; this comes from the coding sequence ATGAATGATATATATTCATTATTTAGGCAGCAAGTATTGGTATGCAAGGATAAAATTGCTATACAGAATGGCAATAAGACTATGTCATATAATGAATTACAGGATTCTGTTAGTCATATTTCCGTCAAATTAATTGAGAAGGGAATTTGCAAACAGGATATCGTAGCGATTTATATGAAAAATTCTATTGAAACAGTTGTAGCGATGCTTGCAGTTTTGAACATTGGAGCAGTATGCCTGCCAATTGATATTCGCTCTCCAGAGATGAGAGTAATGCAAATTATTACCCATAGTAACGCTAAAAGTTTATTGTATAGTGAGATACCGGTCAAATCATTGCCGGCAGACCAACAAATTTTTATAACACTTGAGAATACATTCACCCATGAAACGTTGTCACAGCATAATTGCACAATTTATGGTCATGACCCAGCATTTTGCATTTATACATCTGGTTCAACTGGAAACCCAAAAGGTGTTATGCTGTCCCACAGCGGTATAATAAACCATATGGAAGCTAAACGAACACTGCTTTATATTAATGAAAGCAGCATATTATGTCAGAGTTTCAGCATTGGATTTGTGGCGACTATTTGGCAGATTCTAACTCCACTTACAACCGGAGCTAAATTAGTCATATACAATGAAGATATTCTGCAAAATGCATATACTTTATTCCAAAGGATAGAAAAGGATTCAGTAGAGGTAGTTTCCCTGATACCGCAATTTTTGCTTGCTTACTTAATGCTTATTCAAGGAGGAATGAAAAAAATTGAACTAAAGAATTTGAAATATATTATTTTAACAGGAGAAAAAGTAGATCCGGAAATTGTAAATATGTTCTATCAGCTTTATGCGATTCAGCTTATTAATGCTTATGGACAAAGTGAATGTTCTGATGATACCCTTCACTATGTCATACAACGAAAAACCAATTATGAAGAAATTCCGATAGGTAAACCTATAAATAATGTTTGGCTTTACATTTTAGACGAAGAAATGTCTAGAGTACAACAAGGCCAAAAAGGCGAGTTATGCATTTTCGGACAGTGCCTGGCTATTGGTTATTTGAATGATACAGAGATGACACAAAAAAAGTTTGTCCCAAACCCGTTTGCGCAAAACCAGAAAATATATAAAACCGGTGATTTTGTTAAAGAGTTGGATGATGGGAATCTTTTATACATTGGACGGGTAGATAATCAGGTTAAGATTCGCGGGCATAGGATAGAGCTTGAAGAAATTGAAGCTGTTATCAATCAATTTAAAGGAATATCGCAGTCAATAGTTAAAGTAACAGTAATAAATGAATCAGATAAGATGCTGGAAGCTTTCTATATAAGTGATGTTGACCTCAACATAGTTCAAATAAAAGATTACTTATCACAAAAATTGCCGATGTATATGATTCCATCGAAATTTACGAGAATAAAGGAATTCATTTATACACAAAACGGAAAGGTTGATCGTAATAGATTGGGTAAAAATATACTTATTACACGTAATAAAAAATCTAAACTGTTATCAGATTTTTCAGAGATCCAGCGACAAGCGTTTGAGGTAATAAAGTCTAATTTGGATGAAAAATTTACCATTGATTTACATTGTGGCACAGATTTATCTAGCGTAGGAGTTGATTCAATAACATTTATTAAGATAATAGTAGCATTAGAAAACGTATTTGAAATTGAATTCGATGTTGATATGTTATTATTTACAGCCTTCCCAACTATTCAATCATTGATTGAATACGTAGAGTCAAAGAAGTTAGAAAAAATTTAA
- a CDS encoding ABC transporter ATP-binding protein/permease encodes MKIQSKKFNLLDLVRIPFVVSPTSASIKIIDRIITAFIPSLQIVFTANFIDTAFSIFNNKRQFNDIYLPLFMLIGIIAYQNIDKVLINFIDIKLTAKLTEQYQSAIMQKRALLEYHHIENNDDWELIARVCNNPAERISRGLNILMHMINMIINISSYIIILTLQVWWAAVIVVSFSVPIFYISVKSGKANYDGFKKASIHQRRAGYMNDVLTERDYVEERSLFSYTDDIDEKWYDKFEIARKIVLKVQAKELLKMKGAGLITVLVSFLIAGVLIPPLNVGTISIGFFIALITAAFNLVQMTSWELSSVTNDLANQMEYLKDLSNFSFMSEQPGVLDIPDISVLKTITPTIEFKNVSFKYPCIDKYVLRNFSMKLNPKKQYAFVGKNGAGKTTITKLLTGLYGEYEGQILIGNKDIKTYTAAQLKAIFSIVYQDFAKYSISLFDNVRLGNIAGSNKERIGSALESIGLGYLTEKLLDGIQSPLGKIKENGVDLSGGEWQRIAMARTLVSDAPVRILDEPTAALDPIAESNIYQNFSQISTGQLTIFITHRLGAAKLADEILVIDDGMVAEQGTHDELMRKNGLYAEMFEKQRGWYI; translated from the coding sequence ATGAAGATCCAAAGCAAAAAGTTCAACCTTTTAGATTTGGTAAGGATACCATTTGTCGTTTCACCTACCAGTGCATCAATAAAAATTATAGACCGGATTATTACGGCATTTATACCCTCATTACAGATTGTGTTTACGGCAAATTTCATTGATACCGCTTTTTCCATATTCAATAACAAACGGCAATTCAATGACATTTATCTGCCTCTTTTTATGCTAATAGGTATTATTGCATATCAGAATATAGACAAGGTTCTGATTAACTTTATTGATATAAAACTTACAGCTAAGCTTACAGAACAATATCAAAGTGCAATCATGCAAAAAAGAGCACTTCTAGAATATCATCATATTGAAAACAATGACGATTGGGAACTTATAGCCCGAGTTTGCAACAATCCTGCTGAACGGATATCCAGAGGGTTAAACATCCTTATGCATATGATCAATATGATCATCAATATTTCATCATATATCATTATATTGACTTTACAGGTTTGGTGGGCTGCAGTTATCGTAGTCTCATTTTCAGTACCCATTTTTTATATTTCTGTAAAAAGTGGTAAAGCAAATTACGATGGTTTTAAAAAAGCATCAATCCATCAAAGACGGGCTGGATATATGAATGATGTCTTGACTGAGCGCGATTATGTTGAAGAACGAAGCCTATTTTCCTACACCGATGATATAGATGAGAAATGGTATGATAAATTTGAAATAGCCCGAAAGATCGTTTTGAAGGTACAGGCGAAAGAACTGCTTAAAATGAAAGGCGCCGGGCTCATCACAGTATTAGTTTCGTTTTTAATAGCTGGTGTTCTTATTCCGCCGCTCAATGTGGGAACGATCTCAATTGGATTTTTTATCGCGCTTATCACTGCCGCCTTCAATTTAGTCCAGATGACATCCTGGGAACTTTCCTCTGTGACAAATGATCTTGCAAATCAGATGGAATACTTAAAAGATTTGAGCAATTTCAGTTTTATGTCTGAGCAGCCGGGTGTACTCGATATACCGGATATCAGTGTATTGAAAACGATAACTCCTACAATCGAGTTTAAAAATGTGTCATTCAAATACCCATGCATAGACAAATATGTTTTAAGAAATTTTTCAATGAAACTCAATCCCAAAAAGCAATATGCCTTTGTGGGTAAAAATGGTGCTGGTAAAACTACTATAACAAAATTGCTGACCGGATTGTATGGAGAGTATGAGGGTCAGATACTGATTGGTAATAAAGACATAAAAACCTATACGGCAGCACAGTTAAAAGCCATTTTTTCAATAGTGTATCAGGACTTTGCAAAATATAGCATATCACTTTTTGATAATGTAAGGCTTGGTAATATTGCAGGCAGCAACAAAGAAAGGATTGGTTCAGCTCTTGAATCGATCGGGTTGGGCTACTTGACAGAAAAGCTGCTCGACGGAATACAATCTCCCCTAGGGAAGATCAAAGAAAACGGGGTGGATCTTTCGGGCGGAGAATGGCAAAGGATAGCCATGGCTAGGACTCTTGTTAGCGATGCTCCTGTACGGATACTGGATGAGCCTACAGCCGCACTGGACCCTATAGCGGAGAGCAACATCTATCAAAACTTCAGTCAGATAAGCACAGGACAATTGACTATATTTATCACACACCGGTTGGGTGCAGCAAAACTAGCAGATGAGATTCTGGTCATTGACGATGGTATGGTTGCTGAACAAGGTACACATGACGAGTTGATGAGAAAAAACGGCTTGTATGCCGAAATGTTTGAAAAGCAAAGGGGATGGTATATTTGA